In Stigmatopora nigra isolate UIUO_SnigA chromosome 18, RoL_Snig_1.1, whole genome shotgun sequence, one genomic interval encodes:
- the LOC144211924 gene encoding kelch repeat and BTB domain-containing protein 13 has translation MNLPEGLGSFQGEDAIPDLVRITVKVEESSFNVEKAFLARHSNYFSALFQSGMRESKQDTLHLKGGVHARGFSIALAVCKGEFPPLHDSDELLDAVECASFLQVPRLIVYLCDIVDSDNCVLLYLAASVFGIQELFHGAALFLRDTFDDLRETAEATLPEDLLRYSCSLPPASYIAIGTHSPSTEVLRDSHRVVRFLDEKEGQWRHLTCLPTLCSTSMCGVTVLDNHLYIVGGVHGYGKDTVDAAFRFDPGSGIWITLPGPSRPRYDFTLLGHEGRLYAIGGEFQKKYDATAESYDPLKGEWTFIRKAPRPVASAACAVTRGRMFVCFWKPPDTTDIYEYVAPDDEWKLTTTMIRPQSYGHCMVAHRDNLYVMRNGPCDDFLRCLIDCYNITAAQWTALSGHYINSKGALFTAAVRGESVFTVKHKLTLEYIVGADKWKPRRQMKGFPESGSLWTCLLRLPEMAAIGPQVKAEVKEKKMAVKDGMERFVDDVLEV, from the coding sequence ATGAACCTGCCTGAGGGCCTGGGATCCTTTCAAGGGGAAGACGCGATCCCGGATCTGGTGAGAATAACGGTAAAAGTGGAAGAGAGCTCCTTCAATGTAGAGAAGGCCTTCCTGGCCAGGCACAGTAACTACTTCAGCGCCCTCTTTCAGTCTGGCATGCGAGAGAGTAAGCAGGACACACTCCATCTTAAAGGTGGAGTTCACGCAAGAGGTTTTTCCATCGCACTAGCTGTCTGTAAGGGAGAATTTCCACCCCTGCATGACTCGGATGAGCTTCTGGATGCCGTGGAGTGCGCTTCTTTCCTGCAGGTTCCACGTTTAATCGTCTACCTTTGCGATATCGTTGATTCTGACAACTGCGTCTTGCTTTACCTGGCTGCCTCCGTCTTCGGGATACAGGAGCTCTTTCACGGCGCCGCTCTTTTCCTGCGTGATACCTTCGATGACCTAAGGGAGACGGCGGAGGCGACACTCCCGGAGGATCTGTTGCGGTATTCTTGTTCGTTGCCCCCCGCGTCTTATATCGCGATAGGTACTCATTCACCTTCAACGGAGGTACTTCGTGACTCCCACCGGGTCGTGCGCTTCCTGGACGAGAAAGAAGGACAGTGGAGGCATCTCACCTGCCTCCCCACCCTTTGCAGTACTTCCATGTGTGGCGTGACAGTGCTGGACAACCACCTGTACATTGTGGGGGGAGTTCACGGTTACGGAAAAGACACTGTGGACGCCGCCTTCCGGTTTGATCCCGGATCAGGGATTTGGATCACTCTTCCAGGACCCTCTAGACCCAGATATGACTTTACCTTGCTGGGACACGAGGGACGACTGTATGCCATTGGAGGCGAGTTCCAGAAAAAGTATGACGCCACGGCGGAGTCGTACGACCCTTTGAAAGGCGAGTGGACTTTTATACGAAAAGCGCCAAGACCTGTCGCGTCGGCCGCCTGTGCTGTGACGAGGGGTCGGATGTTCGTCTGCTTCTGGAAGCCTCCCGATACCACGGATATCTACGAGTATGTGGCGCCGGACGACGAGTGGAAACTGACCACCACCATGATCAGACCTCAGAGTTACGGCCACTGCATGGTGGCCCATCGGGATAATTTGTACGTCATGCGCAATGGACCCTGTGACGACTTTCTCCGCTGTCTAATAGACTGCTACAATATCACTGCGGCGCAGTGGACGGCCTTGTCAGGACACTACATCAACAGCAAGGGGGCGCTCTTCACTGCCGCAGTAAGGGGCGAATCGGTGTTTACCGTCAAACACAAGCTAACGCTGGAGTACATCGTGGGCGCCGATAAGTGGAAACCGCGAAGGCAAATGAAAGGTTTTCCTGAGAGTGGATCGCTTTGGACGTGTTTACTCAGGCTTCCCGAAATGGCAGCGATTGGACCGCAGGTGAAAGCAGaggtgaaagaaaagaaaatggctgTAAAAGATGGAATGGAGAGATTTGTAGATGATGTGCTGGAGGTCTAA